The following are encoded together in the Gouania willdenowi chromosome 14, fGouWil2.1, whole genome shotgun sequence genome:
- the LOC114476214 gene encoding phospholipase A2 inhibitor subunit gamma B-like, with protein sequence MSPILCLSVLVMLFCTETGALKCYTCDGDDCTKVEECDDRNICMSSTSLHMVGTEPNITRAKFCTTANYCQEIDSIFNHHHVSININFVSIVASVKCCSTDLCNTDNPPDPPQYTLTPTGFQCKFCLSDEKTCRIQECMGVQTHCRRTIFNGRPQEGCATSNFCGEERYNRTEAFPGFAGSLQFPATCSLAKFIIFEPTTTEPTTAEPTTAEPTTAEPTTAEPTTAEPTTTEPTTAEPTMAEPTTAEPTTAEPTTAEPTTAEPKCVPIETTPEPTLPPCGRKG encoded by the exons ATGAGCCCAATCCTCTGCCTGAGCGTCCTCGTGATGCTTTTCTGCACAG AGACCGGAGCACTCAAGTGTTACACTTGTGATGGAGACGACTGCACAAAAGTTGAAGAATGTGACGACAGAAATATCTGCATGAGCTCTACTTCTCTGC ACATGGTAGGCACAGAGCCCAATATAACGAGGGCCAAGTTTTGTACAACAGCTAATTACTGTCAAGAGATTGATTCGATTTTCAACCATCACCATGTGTCCATCAACATTAATTTTGTGTCAATTGTGGCGAGTGTCAAGTGCTGCAGTACAGACCTCTGCAACACTGATAATCCGCCAG ACCCGCCACAATATACGTTGACACCAACTGGTTTTCAGTGCAAATTCTGTTTGTCGGATGAGAAGACTTGCCGAATTCAAGAATGCATGGGAGTACAAACTCATTGCCGGAGAACAATTT TCAACGGACGACCACAGGAAGGATGTGCAACTTCAAACTTTTGTGGCGAGGAGAGATATAACAGAACAGAAGCATTTCCAGGCTTTGCTGGTAGTCTTCAATTTCCAGCAACATGTTCATTGGCCAAATTCATTATCTTTGAACCAACAACCACTGAACCAACAACGGCTGAACCAACAACGGCTGAACCAACAACCGCTGAACCAACAACCGCTGAACCAACAACCGCTGAACCAACAACCACTGAACCAACAACCGCTGAACCAACAATGGCTGAACCAACAACGGCTGAACCAACAACCGCTGAACCAACAACCGCTGAACCAACAACCGCTGAACCAAAGTGTGTCCCAATTGAAACCACTCCTGAACCAACCCTGCCACCCTGTGGCAGAAAAGGATAA